One window from the genome of Deltaproteobacteria bacterium encodes:
- a CDS encoding Mut7-C RNAse domain-containing protein — MKRFMADRMLGKLAKWLRVLGYDVIYLRKGTAEEIKRGLRQGRVLLTRDRRAQPWRREGRIVIVSSNDPQEQLIEVFRNLELQFSSSALFSRCLLCNRVLRAVDKNDIAAEVPEYVWHTHSRFFRCPQCNRVFWPGSHSVRMRRQLEQVLGSLNNAVS; from the coding sequence ATGAAACGCTTTATGGCAGACCGCATGCTGGGCAAACTGGCAAAATGGTTGCGCGTGCTCGGCTATGATGTAATATATCTGCGAAAGGGCACGGCTGAGGAGATAAAAAGAGGGCTGCGCCAGGGAAGGGTACTTCTTACCAGAGATAGACGTGCCCAGCCGTGGCGCCGTGAGGGTAGAATCGTCATTGTAAGTAGCAATGACCCACAAGAACAATTGATTGAAGTGTTTCGGAATCTCGAACTTCAGTTCAGCAGCTCAGCGCTTTTTAGTCGTTGTCTCCTTTGCAACCGGGTTCTCAGGGCTGTAGACAAGAACGATATAGCGGCGGAAGTGCCGGAATATGTCTGGCACACTCACAGCCGGTTTTTCCGCTGTCCGCAATGCAACAGAGTGTTTTGGCCTGGAAGCCACTCCGTGAGAATGAGAAGACAACTTGAACAAGTCCTGGGCAGTCTTAATAATGCAGTTTCGTAG